From the Paenibacillus sp. R14(2021) genome, the window CCTGTCAAGCATTATATGTTGGTTGAACCTTGTTCTGTTGGTATACTTCATTTTAGGTACAACAAATAAACATTCATTAGAGAGAAGGTTTATGGGTAAATATGGTTAAGCCTTGTTGGCGCAAGCGATCACGACCACCTTGTACGGCTTGCCATCTTTCCTTTTCTTGTCGTAATACTCTTTTATCCTGCCATTCGCACTTCGCCGAAGACCGCATTGTACGGTAAATACAAGGCTCGCCTTAAGCTCTTAGATCCCTTTTTCGTTATTTTGTTACTAGTTGCTGTAAACTTTCCTGAGCTGAATATTGCAGTATCCAACCCCGCATAGGCTACAAGCTGCTTGGGGTCTTTAAATTGCTTTGCATCTCCTACCTCCGCAACGATGACAGCAGCCAGCTTGTCCCCAATGCCCGGAATACTCTTTACCAGCCCTACTTCAGGAAGCTCGCTCGCAATTTGCTGCATGAGCTCTTCGAGATCTGTTATCTGCTTCAAAAATGCGAGCAGCAACGCGATCATTCCTTCCAGCGCTTTGGATTGTGAGTGGCTTTTGGGCTGCCTATGCCAATGCTCCAGTAGTTGTTGCAGTTTTTCCATTTTCTCGGCTACCCATTGTTTTGAACGGGCTCTACCGGTCACTTCTCCAAACACTTCATCGATTCCTTGGATGTTACCTTCCAAGCATCGTTGCAGTATGAGCAAAGAGGTGACCGAAAATAGATCCCGAAACAGTTGCGTGTACGTCGGGAATACCTGATCAAGCAATGCTCGTGAATTTAACTTGGCCTGCACAAACATTCCTGTGATGAACTCATGCTGCCTGGTTACGTGCTGAAGCTCCGTGTACGCTTCTTCCCACGTCCAATGGGGTTTTACATCCCCGCGGTAATACATTTCAGCCAGATGCCAGGCATCGGCGGCATCGGACTTTACCTTTCGAAGCTGCGTGGCTCTCGCTCGCTTTGAAAGTAATGGATTAATAATGACATGTTTCCACCCTTGGTGCTTCAAATGCGAAACAAGTCCCCGATGATAGTGTCCTGTTGCTTCAAGTACAACGACTAGTTCCATCCCTGTATCCATGCGCAACTCCGATAACACACGATCTATTCGTAAAAAACCATGATTATTGTACGTGATGATCTCTAGTTTCCCATACGCATCATTTCGCCTCAAAAAGGCTTGAATAACACTACTGCCTTTTGAAACGTCGTCAATGCCTACTACCGGTTCCATAACATCCTCCTAAGCAAATTGCCGGCACTCCCACGATGGTTCCAAACCCATAGTTCGCTTGTTATGCGAGGTCATTGCTTCTACCAGCTCAATCATGGTCATTGGGGACAGTGGGAGAACAGTTTTGCTTTCGGGGTCAATGCCCCTAAAAGCCGCACGTTCTCCCCGCTACCGCCATCATAGAATGCCTAAAAAAATAGGCCAACCAGTATATTCGGGTTACCTAATAATACGAAAAAGCTGCAATTTACGCGGCTATGAGCTGACAGTTAACGAAAAAACTCCTCAAACTGTTTAATGGTCTCTTGAGGTTTCTCCTCTGCAATCCAGTGTCCGCATTTCTCGAATATCACCATTTTCACATCAGTTGCGTATTGGCTTAAAAAAGGCTCAAGCCCAAACTTAGTACCGCCAATACCGAGAACTGGCATGGACAGCTTTCCATACGATTTGAGATCTTCAATATCTTGCCTGTATGCTTTATACCAACCGTTACTTGCACGAATTGCCTCAGGGCTTTCATATTTCGCATTATAGATCGCTTTATCTCTTTTGGTCATGGAAGCTTTGCCATAAAGTTGATAATCAAAGATCCAACTGTGAAGTATATCCGCTTGTTTTCCCTGCAGCAATTGCTCTGGCAAATAAGGTATAGTATTCACAGCAAACCACCACGGGAACCAAGAACGATCAGGATTACTCAAATCATAAACGCCTGGAGGCGGAAGAATAGGGATTTTCAGGAATCGGTCATTGGGATGTGGAACATCCAACATGGCTAGTTTTTTTGTAGCTTGAGGATAATTGACTGCATAAGCGTAAGCAACCATTGACCCTATATCATGTCCTACGATGTTAACTTGCTTTAAGTCAAGTTTTTGAACCAAGGCATAAATATCTGCAGCCATTGTCTTCTTATCATAACCTGATTCAGGCTTGCTAGAACTTCCCATTCCACGATAATCAATTGAAAAAACATGAAACTGTTTTGCTAGGTCAGGCATAATTTTGTGATACGAATACCATGTTTGCGGCCAACCGGGAAGAAGTAACAGCGCTTCGCCTTTACCGCCTTCAACATAGTGAATCTTGATTCCATTAACCTGTTTGTAACGATTGTTGAACCCTGGAAGTTCTTTGACTAGCTCCTTATCAGTAATTGCTTTGTTGTCAACTTTTGGTTCGATAGAACGCTGTGAATCCGAAACCGTTTACAACTTTAGATCAGAATCCGTTGAAATTGAGCTTGAATCCATTCCATTCTGATTTTGCCGATTATTGTTTTCTGCACAACCTGAAAGAAGCAGCGACATGATCAGCGTAATTGCCATTAATTCGAACACACTCGATTTTCTTCTGAACAAAAATATCCCTCCTCTTTACATTTTAGCAAAGACAGCACTAGTCATTGTTTGTTGCCAGAACAACAATCCCAATATGCCTATAGCTTCATTTTACCTTTCGTAGTATTTCGCACTTTCAAGCCGATTACTCCGACCGTTTCCATAAGTAGGGCTTGCTAAACAAATCAATTTGATTGCAAAAGCCTCACATTCAAGCACAGCCGAAACGCTTGTAGCCATGCGAGAGACGAAAAAAAGAAAAGTCGTAGTCTTCGCTCCAGATTCATCACGAGGAACTGTAGGCTGATGACGGTCTCGCTCGTCGCCTGAAGGCGTGCTCGAACACGACCAAGCCCATAGCAACGCTTGCCCTCGCCGAACTTGCCTTCAATTGCGTTACGCTCCGATGCATCGAGCTTGGAGAGACGCTTAGCTTCATCTTGATTAGCAGATGGTCGCCAAAGCTGCTGTCGGCTGAGGCGGATGCCCAAACCCTTGCAATAGCGCAGGTTTTCGCGGTTACGGCAGATCTGATCGGCAAGCACCGCTTCGGGGTAGAAGCCAAAGCGTTTGTAGTAGGCTTCCACCGAGGCTTTCAGCGTGAGACCTTCATAGAAATTATCCCAGTCCAGTTTCTCTTCAAACGCAAAACCGTTCACCAAGCCGATGGCGACTTTAGCGCCAAACTCTACACTAGCCTTTGCCTTGCCACGTACGATGGGACGAACGTGCGGTTGCGAGATGCTGACGATCCGATCCGGGACGCTGTGCGAGCGTTCATCGAACATCTGACGTTGCTGGCGGTACAGCTCCTGAATGACCAACAGTTTTTTGTACAGGCTCCTGGGCAGCGCAGATAGCGTACCGGTTCCAGCTAAAGCGGCGACCGATCTTAAGTTGCGCGCAACGAACCGCAGTTGCTTTTCGATCGCCTTGCGCATCGTACTGGGCTTTACGCGCCGCTGCTTGGACACGGCAAGGTACGCTTTTCTTGCTTTTTGCCGTTAGGTGCGCGGTTTTTCCATCTTTCCACGGTGCGGCTCGTGAAGCAGGTCGATGATGATTTCCAACTTTTCTCGCGCGTCATTCAGCAGCGACAGGTCGGTAGGGTAAGCCATGTCTGCGGGTGCACAGGTGGCGTCAAGGAGCAGCTTTCCTTGATGAATAGTCGCTTCGGCGCTTTGATTCGTGAGATTCCCGTTTGTGCCCTCTGCAGCGCAGCCGCCGCTCGAATCGTTGACTTCTTCGAGGGCTATCCATTCATTGACTTCTTGAATGACGTCGCTGCCAAGTCGTTTGCGGAAGTGAGTCATGAGTGACGCCTGAAAAGGGCGTCGGTTCTGATAACCCGGCAGCCCCAGGAAGTACTGCAGATACGGGTTCTCCAGAATCTGCTGAATTGTCTCACGATCATCAATCCCGAGCCGCTCTTGTATGATAAGCGCTCCGAGCGCGACACGGACGGGTACCACTTTTTGACCCTTTTGGCTTCTTTTGAAGGACTTGGCGTACTTCTCCTCGACCTTCGCCTATGGGATCATCGCGGCGAGAAGCACCCAGCGGTTA encodes:
- a CDS encoding alpha/beta fold hydrolase, with the protein product MPDLAKQFHVFSIDYRGMGSSSKPESGYDKKTMAADIYALVQKLDLKQVNIVGHDIGSMVAYAYAVNYPQATKKLAMLDVPHPNDRFLKIPILPPPGVYDLSNPDRSWFPWWFAVNTIPYLPEQLLQGKQADILHSWIFDYQLYGKASMTKRDKAIYNAKYESPEAIRASNGWYKAYRQDIEDLKSYGKLSMPVLGIGGTKFGLEPFLSQYATDVKMVIFEKCGHWIAEEKPQETIKQFEEFFR
- a CDS encoding IS110 family transposase → MEPVVGIDDVSKGSSVIQAFLRRNDAYGKLEIITYNNHGFLRIDRVLSELRMDTGMELVVVLEATGHYHRGLVSHLKHQGWKHVIINPLLSKRARATQLRKVKSDAADAWHLAEMYYRGDVKPHWTWEEAYTELQHVTRQHEFITGMFVQAKLNSRALLDQVFPTYTQLFRDLFSVTSLLILQRCLEGNIQGIDEVFGEVTGRARSKQWVAEKMEKLQQLLEHWHRQPKSHSQSKALEGMIALLLAFLKQITDLEELMQQIASELPEVGLVKSIPGIGDKLAAVIVAEVGDAKQFKDPKQLVAYAGLDTAIFSSGKFTATSNKITKKGSKSLRRALYLPYNAVFGEVRMAG